Genomic window (Arthrobacter sp. StoSoilA2):
GCTCCATTGAATGGATCCGCCAAGCTCACTTGTGACCAGAGTACGCACGATCTGCAAACCCAGGCCTTCCGTGTATTGCCCGTCCGGCAACCCAACACCATCATCGGCAATAGTTACTGTCAGGAACTCGTCATTTCCGTCTCCCGCTGCACGGTCAGCGAGCAACCAAACGGTTCCCGTGCGTCCCTCCAAACCGTGCTCAACAGCATTAGTGACCAGTTCGTTGATGACCAGGGCCAGGGGCGTTGCGAAATCGCTGGGGAGTTCACCGAACATCCCGGATCTTTCGGTGCGTACTTGCTGGGAAGGTGAAGCGACTTCGGCAGAAAGCCTGAACTGGCGGCCAATGAGTTCATCGAAGTCGACGCTTTGAGTCAGACCCTGGGACAGGGTCTCGTGAACAAGCGCGATGGTGGCCACGCGACGCATGGCCTGTTCCAGTCCCTGTTTTGCTTCGTCGCTGACCATCCGTCGGGACTGCATACGCAGCAGGGCGGCAACGGTCTGGAGGTTGTTCTTGACTCGGTGGTGGATCTCGCGGATCGTCGCGTCCTTGGTGACCAGCTCCATTTCGCGGCGCCTCAACTCGGACACGTCGCGGCACAAAACAAGGGCGCCAAAGCGATGTTGCTCGTCGCGCAAAGGAATGGCACGCAGGGACAGGCTAACCCCCCTGGACTCAATTTCGCTGCGCCATGGCATTCGGCCAGTGACAACCAACGGCAGCGTCTCGTCCACCATGCGCCGATCCTTCAGCAATCCCGCCGTCACTTCAGCGAGGGAACGTCCTTCCAGGGACTCAACTTCGCCCAGCCGCCGGAAAGCAGATACGCCGTTGGGACTTGCATACTGCACAATGCCTTCAGCGTCGAGCCGGATGAGTCCGTCCCCCACACGCGGGGCGCCTCTGCGTGATCCGGTTGGCGATGCGAAATCCGGCCACAACCCCAGAGTTCCCATGCGAAGGAGGTCGTAGGCGCATTGCCGGTACGTGAGTTCCAGCCTGGACGGCATACGGGAACTGGAAAGATCCATATGGGATGTGACAACAGCGAGAGTCCTGCCGTTGCGCACCATCGGCACGGCTTCGACACGCAGCGCCATTTCGCTGCTCCAGCTCGTCTCACTGGAGCGTTCAATGGAGCGGCTGTTCCAGGCCTTTTCCACGAGTGGACGAAGATCCGAGCGGATGCCCTCACCCACGAAGTCCGCGTGAAACACCGTATGCGATGTCGACGGACGTACGTGGGCGAGGGCGATGTACCCAAACTCCGGATGGGGAAACCACAAGGCGAGGTCTGCAAACGCCAGGTCGGCGACCATTTGCCAATCGCCTACCAGGAGGTGCAGCCATTCAGCATCTCCAGGCCCGAAATCAGCGTGTTCCCTGATGGGGTCTGTAAAGAT
Coding sequences:
- a CDS encoding PAS domain-containing sensor histidine kinase, which codes for MAIFTDPIREHADFGPGDAEWLHLLVGDWQMVADLAFADLALWFPHPEFGYIALAHVRPSTSHTVFHADFVGEGIRSDLRPLVEKAWNSRSIERSSETSWSSEMALRVEAVPMVRNGRTLAVVTSHMDLSSSRMPSRLELTYRQCAYDLLRMGTLGLWPDFASPTGSRRGAPRVGDGLIRLDAEGIVQYASPNGVSAFRRLGEVESLEGRSLAEVTAGLLKDRRMVDETLPLVVTGRMPWRSEIESRGVSLSLRAIPLRDEQHRFGALVLCRDVSELRRREMELVTKDATIREIHHRVKNNLQTVAALLRMQSRRMVSDEAKQGLEQAMRRVATIALVHETLSQGLTQSVDFDELIGRQFRLSAEVASPSQQVRTERSGMFGELPSDFATPLALVINELVTNAVEHGLEGRTGTVWLLADRAAGDGNDEFLTVTIADDGVGLPDGQYTEGLGLQIVRTLVTSELGGSIQWSPREGGGTAVEIVLNLARA